Proteins from a single region of Zavarzinella sp.:
- a CDS encoding ISKra4 family transposase: MRTIFGEHRFEQYVYGVDLGRKIDLYPVDVMIQMPANTYSPWFREVMHYLSTKMSYQESSDVISLLYLQKSPVDTLERNIHNLSESAEQFLNEIPIPAPTAEGKILVVSADAKGVPMVRKTKAIPAFDQRYFPGNRRMATLATVYSVNEYFRTAEEIVAALFRENSNREEKRPEPVGKVVAGFLSQCDAEGVLIRGTHHAMVWAAEQVERRHQSGQPLVRLMDGQTSLWEASDVNFDSYETIDILDIIHVASYVWDAAKVFESHREHQEAFARDRLLRILKGDVKSVVSGIRQKATKSELKAEKLKKINQVCNYFEKNYHRMRYDSYLQQGLPIATGVIEGACRHLVMDRMCRTGMRWKTKGAQAMLHARAIDLAGRTRDFHIYLANQEYQRTDRFRKQLNLSHLLPLPG, translated from the coding sequence ATCCGAACGATCTTTGGTGAGCATCGGTTTGAGCAGTATGTTTATGGCGTCGATCTTGGCCGCAAGATTGATTTGTATCCTGTGGATGTCATGATTCAGATGCCAGCAAACACATATTCTCCGTGGTTTCGCGAGGTCATGCATTATCTCAGCACAAAGATGTCGTATCAGGAATCATCAGATGTGATTTCTTTGTTGTATCTGCAAAAGAGTCCGGTCGATACTCTGGAACGAAATATCCACAATCTGAGTGAATCTGCAGAACAGTTTCTGAATGAGATCCCAATTCCTGCACCAACAGCAGAGGGAAAGATTCTGGTGGTGAGTGCCGATGCCAAAGGAGTCCCCATGGTTCGCAAGACGAAGGCGATTCCAGCGTTTGATCAACGGTATTTTCCTGGTAATCGGCGTATGGCGACGCTGGCGACCGTATATTCCGTGAATGAATATTTTCGAACGGCTGAAGAGATTGTCGCAGCGTTATTTCGAGAAAACTCGAATCGTGAGGAGAAACGCCCCGAACCGGTGGGCAAAGTGGTTGCGGGATTTTTGTCGCAATGTGATGCGGAGGGGGTGCTGATCAGAGGCACGCACCACGCGATGGTGTGGGCAGCAGAACAGGTCGAACGTCGCCACCAATCAGGTCAGCCTTTGGTACGGCTGATGGATGGTCAGACCAGTTTGTGGGAAGCATCTGATGTCAATTTCGATTCATACGAAACAATTGATATCCTGGATATCATTCATGTTGCCAGTTATGTGTGGGATGCGGCAAAAGTGTTTGAGTCTCACCGTGAACATCAGGAAGCGTTTGCTCGAGACCGCCTATTGAGAATCCTGAAGGGAGATGTGAAAAGTGTGGTTTCGGGAATCCGTCAGAAAGCGACAAAAAGCGAATTGAAAGCAGAAAAGTTAAAGAAGATTAATCAGGTTTGCAACTACTTTGAAAAGAACTACCACCGGATGAGATATGACAGCTATTTGCAGCAAGGGCTGCCGATTGCAACTGGGGTGATTGAAGGGGCTTGTCGGCACCTGGTGATGGATCGAATGTGCCGCACGGGAATGAGATGGAAAACGAAAGGGGCCCAGGCAATGCTACACGCCCGAGCAATTGATCTGGCAGGTCGAACCAGAGATTTTCATATTTACCTGGCTAACCAGGAATACCAAAGAACAGACAGGTTCCGCAAACAGCTCAATCTGTCCCACTTATTACCCTTGCCCGGATGA
- a CDS encoding SUMF1/EgtB/PvdO family nonheme iron enzyme has protein sequence MLLQHIVDTKVKPGDVCQVKIFKNVCIAFCYIPQGELQLGSSDEEISKLSQFLKKKNITPDHLFSEANRTRGKYTSNGYWLAMNELSIADWKQVMTDDNYERKLPTDEPSKYPITGITYASIQRFLKKCDPPAGFVLRLPTEDEWEYAYFGLQKKRPYYWGSELTGKEANCFGNSFDGDECNRSFGRVG, from the coding sequence TTGCTTCTACAACATATTGTTGACACAAAAGTTAAGCCCGGCGATGTATGCCAAGTCAAAATCTTTAAGAATGTTTGTATTGCATTTTGCTACATTCCACAAGGTGAATTGCAGTTAGGCTCAAGTGACGAAGAGATATCAAAACTATCCCAATTTCTCAAAAAGAAAAATATCACACCAGATCATTTGTTTTCTGAAGCTAATCGCACACGAGGAAAATACACTAGCAATGGCTACTGGCTAGCAATGAATGAATTATCAATTGCTGATTGGAAGCAAGTAATGACTGATGATAATTATGAGAGAAAATTGCCGACTGATGAACCTTCAAAATACCCTATTACTGGAATAACTTATGCCAGCATACAAAGATTTCTGAAAAAATGCGATCCACCCGCAGGATTCGTGCTACGCCTTCCAACTGAGGATGAATGGGAATATGCATATTTTGGCTTGCAAAAAAAGCGACCGTATTATTGGGGCAGCGAATTAACTGGCAAAGAAGCCAATTGTTTCGGTAATTCATTTGACGGAGATGAGTGCAACCGGTCATTCGGGAGGGTTGGGTAA
- a CDS encoding MBL fold metallo-hydrolase has translation MAEQDRTFVFLGTGTSTGVPVVGCDCTVCRSKNPKNQRYRASGLIQTPRGNILIDTGPEMRLQLLREEIRRVDAVLYTHYHVDHLYGMDDLRVLGKYHTEPIPVYCTEEVEAVIRRVFAYMFEWDHANRNYLPRLEFRTIDEQPFEVLGEKITPIPLQHHTFHVFGYRVGNMAYCTDVNEFPSRSWPLLEDLDVFIIDTLRYKSHPAHMGLNESLEVIERLNPGQAYLTHMSHELDYDAVNASLPGGVAMAYDGLRFRF, from the coding sequence ATGGCAGAACAAGACAGGACGTTTGTATTTTTAGGCACAGGAACTTCGACCGGTGTGCCCGTAGTGGGGTGCGACTGCACGGTATGCCGCTCCAAAAACCCAAAAAATCAGCGATATCGAGCTTCCGGACTGATTCAGACCCCACGTGGGAACATTCTGATCGATACTGGCCCGGAAATGCGCTTACAGTTATTGCGGGAAGAGATTCGCCGTGTCGATGCAGTGCTCTACACCCATTACCATGTGGATCATCTTTATGGGATGGACGATTTGCGGGTGCTGGGCAAATACCACACAGAACCGATCCCGGTGTATTGCACCGAGGAAGTAGAAGCGGTAATTCGGCGGGTGTTCGCCTACATGTTTGAATGGGACCACGCCAACCGTAACTACTTACCCCGCCTGGAGTTCCGAACGATTGACGAACAGCCGTTTGAGGTGCTGGGTGAGAAAATTACCCCCATCCCGTTGCAGCACCACACTTTTCATGTATTTGGCTATCGCGTGGGCAACATGGCCTATTGTACCGACGTCAATGAATTCCCCAGCCGCAGTTGGCCCTTGCTGGAAGATCTGGATGTTTTCATCATTGACACCCTGCGGTATAAATCGCATCCTGCCCACATGGGGCTGAATGAATCGCTGGAAGTGATTGAGCGATTAAATCCGGGTCAGGCCTATCTGACCCACATGTCCCACGAATTGGACTATGATGCAGTGAATGCCAGCCTGCCCGGTGGGGTGGCAATGGCCTACGATGGCTTGCGTTTTCGATTTTGA
- a CDS encoding UDPGP type 1 family protein, with protein MNPIPTDLRHRLRLHHQEHLLNGWDALTVDTQHRLILQLAGVDLEEIDQLFQSSRTSHAAFDEHSIAPIQVLAQQEVTAIHRDLGHQAIADGKFAVLLVAGGQGSRLGFPKPKGMYPIGPISQKTLFQIHAEKVLACGLRYGRKIPLILLTSPATHEETLIYLQENHYFGLDPKWVFLIQQGTMPAVDRTTGKLLLEAPGVLFTSPNGHGGTISALIEDGMIDRLTELGVEHLFYFQVDNPLVQVLEPGFVGLHIEQRSQVSSKAVAKAYPKEKMGVFATIAGKCGIVEYSDLPEKKAAEITNTGELVYRFGNPAIHMFELKFLSEISGTGLPYHIAHKKVPYIDEHGVKIEPTTENALKFEKFIFDSLPLAERWVLLETPRADEFAPVKNLEGTDTPETCQRGMIELFARWCESVGLDVERTEQGLSSHPIEISPRFASTPEELAARIWGKLAIRDAHLWE; from the coding sequence ATGAATCCCATACCTACCGACCTGCGACACCGCCTGCGATTACACCACCAGGAACATCTGCTGAACGGCTGGGATGCTCTGACGGTCGATACCCAGCACCGCCTGATCCTGCAACTGGCTGGGGTCGATCTGGAAGAAATCGACCAGTTGTTTCAATCCAGCAGAACCAGCCACGCCGCATTTGATGAACATTCGATTGCCCCGATTCAAGTGCTGGCCCAGCAGGAAGTTACGGCAATTCATCGGGATCTCGGTCACCAGGCAATTGCAGATGGCAAGTTCGCCGTCTTGCTGGTTGCAGGTGGACAGGGGAGCCGCCTTGGCTTCCCCAAACCAAAGGGAATGTACCCCATTGGGCCGATTTCGCAAAAAACGCTTTTTCAGATCCATGCCGAAAAGGTATTGGCGTGCGGGTTACGCTACGGTCGAAAAATCCCACTGATTCTGCTGACTTCGCCCGCAACCCATGAAGAAACTCTCATTTATTTGCAGGAAAACCACTACTTTGGCCTCGATCCGAAGTGGGTATTTCTGATCCAGCAAGGAACGATGCCTGCAGTTGATCGCACGACAGGAAAATTGCTTTTGGAGGCACCCGGGGTGCTGTTTACCAGCCCCAACGGGCACGGTGGCACCATCAGTGCACTGATTGAAGATGGGATGATCGACCGCCTGACTGAACTGGGCGTTGAGCATCTCTTCTATTTTCAGGTGGATAATCCGCTGGTGCAGGTGCTGGAACCAGGTTTTGTTGGTCTGCACATCGAACAGCGGTCACAGGTTTCGTCCAAAGCAGTTGCCAAAGCATATCCCAAGGAAAAAATGGGTGTTTTTGCCACCATCGCTGGCAAATGCGGCATCGTGGAGTATTCTGACCTTCCCGAAAAGAAAGCCGCGGAAATCACCAACACGGGCGAATTGGTGTATCGTTTCGGCAATCCGGCGATTCATATGTTCGAATTGAAATTTCTGTCTGAGATCAGCGGGACGGGCCTGCCGTACCACATCGCCCACAAAAAGGTGCCTTACATCGATGAACATGGGGTTAAAATTGAGCCCACCACAGAAAACGCACTGAAATTTGAAAAATTCATTTTTGACAGCCTCCCACTGGCAGAACGGTGGGTGCTGTTGGAAACCCCACGTGCCGATGAGTTTGCACCGGTAAAGAACCTGGAAGGCACCGACACCCCTGAAACCTGTCAACGTGGGATGATTGAACTGTTTGCCCGCTGGTGCGAGTCTGTCGGCCTGGATGTGGAACGCACCGAACAAGGGTTGTCGAGCCACCCGATTGAGATTTCGCCCCGCTTTGCCAGCACCCCGGAAGAACTTGCCGCCCGCATCTGGGGCAAACTGGCGATCCGCGACGCCCACCTGTGGGAGTAA